From Solibacillus isronensis, the proteins below share one genomic window:
- a CDS encoding transposase → MKEKQTRKRLDAQTKEYILKSVLEDGAKVSDLAFKFEIGSSTIHKWIKDYRESKNQDVTRYFTSSEVDKLQAAFDKKLRDLEEENEILKKAMHIFAKNPE, encoded by the coding sequence ATGAAAGAAAAACAAACTCGTAAGCGATTAGACGCACAAACAAAAGAATATATTTTAAAGTCTGTTTTAGAAGATGGCGCAAAAGTTTCGGATCTGGCATTTAAGTTTGAAATTGGGTCTTCAACTATTCATAAATGGATTAAAGATTATCGTGAATCGAAAAATCAGGATGTCACACGTTACTTTACTTCTAGCGAAGTAGATAAGTTGCAGGCAGCGTTTGATAAGAAGTTACGTGATTTGGAAGAAGAGAATGAAATTCTAAAAAAGGCTATGCACATCTTCGCGAAAAACCCCGAGTGA
- a CDS encoding phospho-sugar mutase codes for MITVKTQLEQWGAANLPNYLKNELDEIRTDERLVEDHFYQNVKFGTGGMRGVLGVGTNRMNIYTVRRAAAGLAQYVCEGGEEAKTRGVVIAYDTRHFSKEFAVETAKVLGAYGVHSYVFSESRPTPELSFAVRYLYAYAGVVITASHNPKQYNGFKVYGADGAQLVPAGADTIVSYMDKIEDIFAIETVEFEQYGQYILEKIDQAYQYSLLHLKEQPVKSNMKLVYTPLHGAGLVPVCEGLKAFGFNEVHVVEAQAIQDGAFPTVPYPNPEEAAAFELAMELGHKVGADLLLATDPDADRLGVAVRNGQSYELLTGNQLGALLLNYILQTKQSNGTLPENGIMIKTIVTSELGTKIAAHFGVETVNTLTGFKYIAEKIAEYEQSGVYKYLFGYEESYGYLIEPFVRDKDAVQVALKIAEMASFYESKGKTLLDALEVVYKQFGYYKEALISKVFEGKSGQEEMAALLDAVRQNPPAEIAGKKVVRYEDYLTAIATAVTGDKLPIDLPKENVLKFILEDESWIAIRPSGTEPKCKYYFGVIGESASQASERLEQLKLSFI; via the coding sequence ATGATTACAGTTAAAACTCAGCTTGAACAATGGGGAGCAGCAAATCTACCAAATTACTTAAAAAATGAATTGGATGAAATTCGTACTGATGAACGATTAGTAGAAGATCATTTCTATCAAAACGTAAAATTCGGTACGGGTGGGATGCGTGGTGTACTAGGTGTTGGTACAAATCGTATGAATATCTATACAGTGCGTCGTGCAGCAGCAGGTCTTGCGCAGTATGTATGTGAAGGCGGCGAAGAAGCGAAAACACGAGGTGTAGTAATCGCTTATGATACACGTCATTTTTCAAAAGAGTTCGCTGTTGAAACTGCGAAGGTGTTAGGAGCTTACGGTGTACATAGTTATGTGTTCAGTGAATCACGCCCGACGCCGGAGCTTTCGTTTGCAGTGCGTTATTTATACGCTTATGCGGGGGTTGTTATTACGGCAAGCCATAATCCGAAACAGTATAACGGATTTAAAGTATATGGTGCAGACGGAGCACAGCTTGTACCTGCTGGAGCAGATACCATTGTTTCTTATATGGATAAAATTGAAGATATTTTTGCGATTGAAACAGTGGAATTTGAACAGTATGGTCAATATATTTTAGAAAAGATTGATCAGGCTTATCAGTACAGTCTCCTTCACTTAAAAGAACAGCCTGTAAAAAGCAATATGAAGCTTGTTTACACACCACTTCACGGTGCAGGGTTAGTGCCTGTATGTGAAGGGTTAAAAGCATTTGGATTTAATGAAGTACATGTCGTTGAAGCACAGGCCATTCAAGATGGTGCGTTTCCGACTGTTCCATATCCGAATCCGGAAGAAGCAGCCGCTTTTGAATTGGCGATGGAGCTAGGTCATAAAGTAGGTGCAGACTTACTGCTCGCAACTGATCCGGATGCCGACCGTCTAGGCGTAGCAGTTAGAAACGGTCAATCGTATGAACTATTAACTGGTAATCAGTTAGGGGCTTTACTGTTAAATTATATTTTACAGACAAAGCAAAGCAACGGAACGCTTCCTGAAAATGGGATTATGATTAAAACGATTGTCACATCGGAACTAGGTACGAAGATTGCTGCTCATTTTGGTGTAGAGACCGTTAATACCTTAACTGGTTTCAAATACATTGCTGAAAAAATCGCCGAATATGAACAGTCAGGTGTGTATAAGTATTTATTCGGCTATGAGGAAAGCTACGGCTATTTAATCGAACCATTCGTACGCGATAAAGACGCGGTGCAAGTGGCGTTAAAAATAGCGGAAATGGCAAGCTTCTACGAGTCAAAAGGCAAAACATTGCTTGATGCATTGGAAGTTGTGTATAAGCAGTTTGGCTATTACAAAGAAGCACTAATTTCAAAAGTATTCGAAGGTAAATCAGGACAGGAGGAAATGGCCGCACTGTTAGACGCGGTTCGCCAAAATCCGCCAGCTGAAATTGCAGGGAAAAAAGTTGTTCGATACGAGGATTATTTAACAGCGATAGCAACTGCGGTTACAGGTGACAAGCTACCAATCGATTTACCGAAAGAAAATGTACTGAAATTTATATTGGAAGACGAATCATGGATTGCCATCCGTCCATCCGGGACTGAGCCAAAATGTAAATACTATTTTGGTGTGATAGGAGAAAGTGCTAGTCAAGCATCAGAACGATTGGAGCAATTAAAATTGAGTTTTATATAA
- a CDS encoding glucose-6-phosphate isomerase, translating into MQLQLLKTHILNYDLTNIDWQHYTKKVEVLHDYLHRTDHNTTGWMDSPLEDQNALFAQIHEVATEIKLKADILIVVGIGGSYLGARAVQNALTPHFIERKSGIEVVYVGQNMSGAYVQGLIDYIKDKRVYVNVISKSGGTMEPALAFRVFRQYMEDKYGVEAKNRIIVTTDAETGILRDIANSSGYRQFEIPANVGGRYSVLTPVGLLPLAVAGIDIDALMIGAKSAATEFSASHLEDNEAYRYAVLRHALHTQGYKVELLASFEPALKRFHEWWMQLFGESEGKEAKGLFPTSANFSTDLHSIGQFIQEGSPILFETLLHFKEINVDYKVPFDPRDEDGLNYLAGHTFNEINAVSKEGTALAHSEGGVPVIQLELDKLDEFHLGYLIYFFMKACAMSALLLEVNPFDQPGVEAYKKKIMELLKQEKVTE; encoded by the coding sequence TTGCAGCTACAGTTATTAAAAACACATATTTTAAACTATGATTTAACAAACATTGACTGGCAGCACTATACAAAAAAAGTGGAAGTACTCCATGATTACTTACATCGTACGGATCATAATACTACCGGCTGGATGGATTCACCACTTGAAGATCAGAATGCACTTTTTGCGCAGATTCATGAAGTTGCGACAGAAATAAAATTAAAGGCGGACATCCTTATAGTTGTGGGAATCGGCGGATCATATCTCGGTGCGCGCGCAGTACAAAATGCGTTAACTCCCCATTTCATTGAACGAAAATCCGGCATTGAAGTCGTATATGTCGGTCAAAATATGAGCGGTGCATATGTACAAGGGTTAATCGATTATATAAAAGATAAGCGTGTCTATGTCAATGTGATTTCAAAATCAGGCGGTACGATGGAGCCTGCATTAGCGTTCCGTGTTTTCCGTCAATATATGGAGGATAAATACGGTGTAGAAGCAAAGAACCGTATTATCGTAACTACCGATGCAGAGACAGGTATTTTACGTGATATTGCAAATAGCTCTGGATACCGTCAATTTGAAATTCCCGCCAATGTTGGTGGACGCTACTCGGTTCTAACGCCTGTAGGATTATTACCACTTGCTGTTGCTGGCATTGATATTGACGCATTAATGATTGGTGCAAAATCTGCTGCAACTGAATTTTCAGCCTCTCATTTGGAAGATAATGAGGCTTATCGTTATGCCGTATTACGTCATGCATTGCATACACAAGGTTATAAAGTTGAATTGCTCGCTTCCTTTGAGCCTGCCTTGAAACGTTTCCATGAATGGTGGATGCAGCTTTTTGGCGAGAGTGAAGGGAAAGAGGCGAAAGGTCTATTCCCGACATCGGCTAATTTTTCGACAGATCTGCATTCAATCGGTCAATTTATTCAGGAAGGTAGTCCGATATTATTTGAGACATTGCTTCACTTTAAAGAAATTAATGTGGATTATAAAGTACCGTTTGATCCTCGTGATGAAGATGGATTAAATTATTTAGCTGGTCACACTTTTAATGAAATCAACGCAGTTTCCAAAGAAGGGACAGCGCTTGCCCACTCGGAAGGCGGCGTGCCTGTCATTCAGTTGGAACTTGATAAATTAGATGAATTCCACCTTGGCTATTTAATTTATTTCTTTATGAAAGCTTGTGCGATGAGTGCACTTTTACTGGAAGTCAATCCGTTTGATCAACCAGGTGTAGAAGCTTATAAGAAAAAAATAATGGAACTTTTAAAGCAAGAGAAGGTGACAGAATGA
- a CDS encoding conserved phage C-terminal domain-containing protein, with translation MKLLVNEEHLLVSPSLSARIGIQEALLLQHLSYRLETEGVSKEGYIWYCQTYEDWSKQCFFWNVPKVRRLLRKLENYHIIVSSNRFNRFYTDRTKWYRINYEKLNELLQTEIYNQGELFPGEPKLPEKKIKKPNADHNVEIANIIHYLNEKAKKNFNGSSKTNIRLIQAILKEGYTVEDCYLVIDEQVRNWKNDPQMNKYLRPITLFRPGNFESYLNDALTRQQENNFDFEPVVLDFDEGECY, from the coding sequence ATGAAATTATTAGTGAACGAAGAGCACTTACTTGTATCACCGAGCTTGTCAGCTCGAATCGGTATTCAGGAAGCGTTATTGCTTCAGCACCTGAGTTATCGATTAGAAACAGAAGGGGTTAGTAAAGAGGGATACATTTGGTATTGCCAAACATACGAAGATTGGTCGAAGCAATGCTTCTTTTGGAACGTTCCGAAAGTCAGAAGACTGTTAAGAAAGTTGGAAAACTATCATATTATTGTTTCATCCAACAGATTTAACCGCTTCTATACAGACCGTACGAAATGGTACCGGATTAATTACGAAAAACTCAACGAACTACTTCAAACGGAAATTTATAATCAAGGTGAGCTGTTTCCTGGAGAACCAAAATTGCCCGAGAAGAAAATAAAGAAACCAAATGCCGATCACAACGTGGAGATTGCAAACATCATTCACTACTTAAATGAAAAAGCCAAAAAGAATTTTAATGGTAGTTCGAAAACAAATATCCGACTTATCCAGGCTATTTTAAAGGAAGGCTACACAGTTGAAGATTGCTATTTAGTTATTGATGAACAGGTGAGAAACTGGAAGAACGATCCGCAGATGAACAAATATTTAAGACCGATCACATTATTTCGACCTGGGAATTTTGAAAGCTATTTAAACGATGCACTTACAAGACAGCAAGAAAACAACTTCGATTTTGAACCAGTCGTACTCGATTTTGATGAAGGTGAATGCTATTGA
- a CDS encoding replicative DNA helicase, with product MIKKEFLEQSILATMLEENYLIMDSQLKPEMFYGQHHRQLFMLMQQLVAEGHPVDYLTLSARFEQMETIGLSYVTELMMCANAEKFDEYARLLREIWRERQKAQILFQAAEGDWAISQIIERLDYTQLEGNQVDTSITQDLVGMHNRPWEDVETPGLIVPHIQSLASIIDGFRPGELTIIAARPSMGKTDVMNNIALQAGWQGHLPIIFSLEMSKTILLNRLIATSGPYSRLKMRNPKQYFSEDQKNKWLHVLENVNKSSIHIDDRSSLTMPQIRSQSRRIIRQNPNKTPVILIDYLQIIQTDGDHDYPAMAMGKISRALKQMAKEFNCPVICLSQLNRNVETRSNKRPVMSDLRDSGSIEQDADVIILLYRNSYYETEKTDAPDLLEFIVAKNRNGPTDTAKAIYNKKTGHIWTRSEVNA from the coding sequence TTGATTAAAAAGGAATTTCTGGAGCAGAGTATTTTAGCAACAATGCTCGAGGAAAACTATTTGATTATGGATAGTCAGCTGAAGCCGGAGATGTTTTACGGACAACACCACCGACAGCTTTTTATGCTGATGCAGCAACTCGTAGCAGAAGGACACCCGGTCGATTATCTGACACTGAGCGCACGATTTGAACAGATGGAAACAATCGGCCTGTCCTATGTTACGGAGCTCATGATGTGTGCCAATGCGGAAAAATTTGATGAGTATGCCCGACTGTTACGAGAAATCTGGCGTGAACGACAAAAAGCCCAAATATTATTTCAGGCTGCGGAAGGTGATTGGGCGATTTCTCAAATTATTGAACGGCTTGATTATACACAGCTAGAAGGCAATCAGGTGGATACATCCATCACCCAAGATTTGGTCGGAATGCATAACCGCCCTTGGGAGGACGTCGAGACTCCCGGGCTCATCGTCCCCCACATCCAGAGTCTTGCTTCCATAATCGATGGATTTCGACCAGGCGAATTGACGATTATAGCAGCCCGGCCTTCAATGGGAAAAACTGATGTCATGAACAATATCGCCCTACAAGCTGGCTGGCAAGGACATTTACCGATCATCTTTTCATTGGAGATGAGTAAAACCATTTTACTGAATCGGCTTATTGCAACATCAGGTCCCTATTCTCGGCTAAAGATGCGCAACCCAAAACAATATTTTTCGGAGGACCAGAAAAATAAGTGGTTGCATGTATTAGAGAATGTTAATAAGTCGAGTATCCATATTGATGATCGCAGCAGCTTAACGATGCCGCAAATCCGTAGTCAGTCTCGCCGTATCATCCGGCAAAACCCAAACAAGACACCCGTCATTTTAATTGATTACTTACAAATTATTCAGACGGATGGTGACCACGATTATCCGGCGATGGCGATGGGCAAAATCAGCCGCGCCCTAAAGCAAATGGCTAAAGAGTTTAACTGTCCGGTCATTTGCCTATCACAGCTCAACCGCAATGTTGAAACCCGCAGTAATAAGCGACCAGTAATGAGTGACTTACGTGATTCCGGCTCTATTGAACAAGATGCGGACGTCATTATTTTACTATATCGCAACTCGTATTATGAAACAGAAAAGACCGATGCCCCTGATTTACTGGAATTCATCGTTGCGAAAAACCGCAATGGGCCGACTGACACAGCGAAAGCCATCTATAACAAAAAAACAGGACATATTTGGACAAGGAGCGAAGTGAATGCCTAA
- a CDS encoding GDP-mannose 4,6-dehydratase, with amino-acid sequence MNYKNLDSSKIYLITGAAGFIGYYLSKKLLEQDCQVIGIDNVNDYYDVNLKHIRLGNLKPYEKFTFIKGDISDKGLIMKTFKEYKPNIVVNLAAQAGVRYSIENPDVYIQSNIIGFYNILEACRFYPVDHLVYASSSSVYGANKKVPFEETDFVDTPVSLYASTKKSNELMAYTYSHLYKIPSTGLRFFTVYGPMGRPDMAYFGFADKYFNGEPIKIFNNGDFENDLYRDFTYIDDIVEGIERLLSNPPQSEVQHKVFNIGNNSPEKLMVFIKTLEKALSNALGKEVQFEKVFEPIKPGDVPATYASTDELQKAVGFKPETSIEDGLQKFADWYVDYYNLKD; translated from the coding sequence TTGAATTACAAAAATCTTGATTCTAGTAAAATATATTTGATTACAGGTGCAGCTGGATTTATCGGATACTACTTATCTAAAAAATTACTGGAGCAGGACTGCCAAGTTATCGGTATAGATAATGTAAATGATTATTATGATGTGAATCTAAAACATATTCGTTTAGGAAATCTGAAACCTTATGAAAAATTTACTTTTATTAAAGGTGACATATCCGATAAGGGTTTGATTATGAAAACCTTTAAGGAGTACAAGCCAAATATTGTAGTAAATTTAGCTGCTCAAGCAGGAGTAAGGTATTCAATAGAGAATCCGGATGTCTATATTCAAAGTAATATCATAGGCTTTTATAATATCCTAGAGGCGTGCAGATTTTATCCAGTGGATCATCTTGTCTATGCATCATCCAGTTCAGTATATGGAGCCAATAAAAAAGTTCCGTTTGAAGAAACAGATTTTGTGGACACTCCCGTTTCATTGTATGCGTCAACTAAAAAATCAAATGAATTAATGGCATATACATATAGCCATCTTTATAAAATTCCATCTACAGGGCTTCGTTTCTTTACAGTTTACGGTCCAATGGGTAGACCCGATATGGCTTACTTTGGATTTGCAGATAAGTATTTTAATGGTGAGCCAATTAAAATTTTCAATAATGGCGATTTTGAAAATGATCTTTACCGTGATTTTACGTATATTGATGACATCGTTGAGGGAATTGAACGATTATTAAGTAATCCGCCTCAAAGTGAAGTTCAACATAAGGTTTTTAATATCGGAAATAATAGTCCTGAAAAATTAATGGTTTTTATTAAAACACTTGAGAAAGCGTTAAGTAATGCATTAGGAAAAGAAGTGCAATTCGAAAAGGTATTCGAACCTATTAAGCCAGGTGACGTCCCCGCTACATATGCTTCTACTGATGAATTGCAGAAAGCTGTAGGTTTTAAACCGGAAACTTCAATCGAAGATGGACTGCAAAAGTTCGCTGATTGGTATGTGGATTATTATAATTTAAAGGACTAA
- a CDS encoding UDP-glucose dehydrogenase family protein: MYKIAVAGTGYVGLVAGVCFAEVGHQVTCVDIDEKKVEIMKSGVSPIYEDGLEDLMKKNYEAGRLDYTTNYQSAYRDADAIFIGVGTPEQSDGSANLSYIATVARQIAESVEKDCLIVVKSTVPIGTNDKVEQFIQDFLVKDVKVEVASNPEFLAQGSAVHDTLHAERIVIGTETKWAEELLTKIYEPFNLPIVSVNRKSAEMIKYASNDFLALKISYMNDIANLCELVGADIQDVAKGMSYDQRIGNKFLNAGIGFGGSCFPKDTKALEHIAKQNGYELKTVIAAIDVNNKQKTILYKKASKRLITFNGLKVAVLGLTFKPGTDDLREAPSLENIPLLLEQGADIYAFDPVGAENFAKVHPEGKNGKGNITYVSNIEAALEDANICFIFTEWGEVKALTPENYKKLMRTPLVYDGRNIYRVEEMQKAGVEYHSIGRKSATSEAGKESRNIELQKS, from the coding sequence ATGTACAAAATAGCAGTAGCAGGGACAGGTTATGTAGGATTAGTAGCTGGTGTGTGTTTTGCCGAAGTAGGTCATCAAGTGACCTGTGTTGATATAGACGAGAAAAAAGTAGAAATAATGAAATCAGGCGTTTCTCCAATCTATGAAGATGGCTTGGAGGATTTGATGAAAAAGAATTATGAAGCTGGAAGATTGGATTATACAACAAATTATCAATCTGCCTATAGAGACGCTGATGCTATTTTTATAGGTGTTGGTACTCCAGAGCAATCTGATGGATCTGCAAATCTATCATATATCGCAACTGTTGCAAGACAAATTGCTGAATCAGTAGAAAAAGATTGCCTAATTGTTGTAAAATCAACAGTTCCTATTGGAACTAATGATAAGGTGGAACAATTTATTCAGGACTTTTTAGTAAAAGATGTGAAAGTAGAAGTTGCATCAAACCCGGAATTTTTAGCGCAAGGATCCGCAGTCCATGATACACTTCATGCTGAAAGAATCGTTATTGGAACAGAAACTAAATGGGCTGAAGAATTACTTACGAAAATCTATGAGCCATTCAATTTACCGATTGTATCAGTAAATAGAAAATCGGCAGAAATGATCAAATATGCGTCTAATGACTTCCTTGCTCTTAAAATCTCTTATATGAACGACATAGCTAATCTTTGTGAATTAGTTGGAGCAGATATACAGGATGTTGCAAAAGGGATGAGTTATGATCAACGTATTGGAAATAAGTTCTTAAATGCAGGTATCGGCTTTGGAGGCTCATGTTTCCCTAAAGATACAAAAGCGCTTGAGCATATTGCGAAACAGAACGGTTATGAGCTCAAAACGGTTATAGCTGCTATTGATGTGAATAACAAGCAAAAAACAATTCTCTATAAAAAAGCTAGTAAAAGACTCATTACATTCAATGGTCTTAAAGTGGCTGTATTAGGCTTGACCTTTAAACCAGGAACAGATGATTTGAGAGAAGCGCCATCACTTGAAAACATACCATTATTATTGGAACAAGGCGCAGATATTTATGCATTTGATCCTGTTGGAGCAGAAAACTTTGCTAAAGTTCATCCGGAAGGGAAGAATGGCAAGGGCAATATTACTTATGTTTCCAATATTGAGGCTGCTTTAGAAGATGCGAATATTTGCTTTATCTTTACTGAATGGGGAGAAGTAAAAGCTTTAACTCCTGAAAATTATAAAAAGCTAATGAGAACTCCTTTAGTATATGACGGCCGAAATATTTATCGTGTTGAAGAGATGCAAAAAGCAGGAGTAGAGTATCACTCAATCGGGAGAAAATCTGCAACTAGTGAAGCTGGTAAGGAGTCGAGGAATATTGAATTACAAAAATCTTGA
- a CDS encoding lipopolysaccharide biosynthesis protein, which yields MEENNFQKKIINATKWSTITQIAAKIINPLTNMILARILAPEAFGVVATIIMITSFAEMFTDAGFQKYLVQHEFKDEEEKNKNANVAFLTNLAISIFLWGLIILFSEHIAAIVGNPGLGNVVAIACIQLPLTAFSSIQMALYRRNFDFKTLFTVRIVSICLPFVVTIPLAFVGMNYWALIIGNIVMQLSNAVILTIKSKWKPSWFYKVSILKKMLSFSIWSLAEAIAIWLTAWIDVFIISTFLTEYYIGLYKTSITMVNGLMTLFTASIMPILFAALSRLQNNDIAFKQVYYKYQRVMAYFVLPIGIGLFLFSDLATQIMLGSQWTEASSIIGIWSLTSAFLIITSYFNGEVYRSKGRPKLSFISQMIHLAFIIPTCLVSIQYGFLALVFSRALIRFQGMITSFIIMKFFMNFSVFDTIKNVSKPLIFTFMMTLVALLLKQLSSTMLWDFVTIIFCALIYTGIVLIFAKDDVKMVKNIIKRN from the coding sequence GTGGAAGAAAATAATTTTCAAAAAAAAATTATTAATGCGACAAAATGGTCTACAATTACTCAGATCGCTGCAAAAATTATTAATCCTCTTACTAATATGATATTAGCTAGGATACTTGCTCCAGAAGCATTTGGGGTAGTTGCCACTATAATAATGATTACTAGTTTTGCTGAGATGTTTACTGATGCAGGATTTCAGAAATACCTGGTTCAACACGAGTTCAAGGATGAAGAAGAAAAGAATAAAAATGCTAATGTGGCATTTTTAACTAACTTAGCAATATCCATCTTTTTATGGGGATTAATAATTCTTTTTAGTGAGCATATCGCTGCAATAGTAGGAAATCCAGGTCTGGGAAATGTAGTTGCAATAGCCTGTATCCAATTGCCACTTACAGCTTTTTCAAGCATACAAATGGCTTTATATAGAAGAAACTTTGATTTTAAAACACTATTCACTGTCAGAATCGTTTCCATTTGTCTTCCGTTTGTGGTAACTATCCCGCTAGCTTTTGTAGGTATGAATTATTGGGCGTTAATTATTGGCAATATAGTAATGCAACTTTCAAATGCAGTAATATTAACAATTAAGTCAAAGTGGAAACCAAGTTGGTTTTATAAGGTTAGTATTTTAAAAAAGATGCTGTCGTTTAGTATTTGGTCATTAGCTGAAGCAATTGCAATATGGTTAACTGCATGGATTGATGTATTTATAATTAGTACCTTTTTGACTGAATATTATATAGGTTTATATAAAACATCAATTACAATGGTTAATGGTTTAATGACGTTATTTACAGCTTCAATAATGCCAATTTTATTTGCAGCGTTATCAAGGCTTCAGAACAATGATATTGCATTTAAACAAGTATATTATAAATATCAGAGGGTTATGGCTTACTTTGTTTTACCAATAGGTATAGGATTGTTTTTATTTAGCGATCTTGCAACTCAAATTATGCTGGGGAGCCAATGGACCGAGGCAAGTAGTATAATAGGAATATGGTCATTGACTTCTGCATTTTTAATAATTACATCATATTTCAATGGTGAGGTATACAGATCAAAAGGAAGACCTAAATTGTCATTTATATCTCAAATGATACATCTTGCTTTTATTATTCCTACTTGTCTAGTTAGTATACAGTACGGATTTTTGGCTTTAGTTTTCTCCCGGGCATTAATAAGATTTCAAGGTATGATAACTAGTTTTATAATTATGAAATTTTTTATGAATTTTTCGGTTTTTGATACAATTAAAAATGTTTCCAAACCATTAATTTTTACATTTATGATGACCCTTGTTGCATTACTATTAAAACAGTTATCAAGCACAATGTTATGGGATTTTGTAACAATAATCTTTTGTGCTTTAATATATACTGGTATTGTATTGATATTTGCAAAAGATGATGTAAAAATGGTGAAAAATATAATAAAAAGAAATTGA
- a CDS encoding ATP-grasp fold amidoligase family protein: MNIKNIIKKNENFTSFYRNIRYFYLKSFVSDERLIRKQFRKIVGRELDLNNPVYFNDKLQWLKVNWYDPIATMCADKFEVRNFVKEQIGEKYLNELYAVYDSVDEIDIKKLPDSFVLKGTHGSGSNLICKDKNSIDWNKQVKIMKGWLNKNLYWYYREWVYKDIKPRIVCEKYMSEGLGTNSLTDYKFFCFNGEVKYCQVIRGRGINETIDFYDIDWNHMPFTGLRPLPNSKETYLKPKKYNEMLDLAKKLSESFPFVRVDFYYVNEEIIFGELTFFPRSGYGSFYPTEWDKKIGDLLTLNK, translated from the coding sequence ATGAATATAAAAAATATTATAAAGAAAAATGAGAATTTTACTTCATTTTATAGAAATATAAGGTACTTTTACCTTAAAAGCTTTGTGTCAGATGAACGACTAATTAGAAAACAGTTTAGGAAAATAGTGGGTAGAGAACTTGATTTAAATAATCCAGTCTATTTCAATGATAAATTACAATGGCTTAAAGTGAATTGGTATGACCCAATTGCTACTATGTGTGCAGATAAATTTGAAGTGAGAAATTTTGTTAAAGAGCAGATTGGTGAAAAGTACTTAAACGAACTCTATGCCGTTTATGATTCAGTAGATGAGATAGATATTAAGAAACTGCCCGATTCATTTGTTTTAAAAGGCACTCATGGTTCTGGTTCTAATCTTATTTGTAAAGATAAGAACAGTATTGATTGGAACAAACAAGTTAAAATTATGAAAGGATGGCTCAATAAGAACTTATACTGGTATTATCGTGAATGGGTCTATAAAGATATTAAGCCAAGAATAGTTTGTGAGAAATATATGTCAGAAGGTCTCGGAACTAATTCACTTACTGATTATAAGTTTTTTTGTTTTAATGGTGAAGTGAAATATTGCCAAGTAATTAGGGGTAGAGGAATAAATGAAACTATCGACTTTTATGATATTGACTGGAATCACATGCCATTTACAGGACTAAGGCCGTTACCAAATTCAAAAGAGACCTACTTAAAACCTAAAAAATATAATGAAATGTTAGACCTAGCCAAAAAGCTATCAGAGTCTTTTCCTTTTGTAAGGGTTGATTTCTATTATGTAAATGAAGAAATTATATTTGGAGAGTTGACCTTCTTTCCCAGAAGCGGTTATGGAAGTTTCTATCCGACTGAATGGGATAAGAAGATAGGAGATTTATTAACACTCAATAAATAA